A stretch of the Ostrea edulis chromosome 9, xbOstEdul1.1, whole genome shotgun sequence genome encodes the following:
- the LOC125659530 gene encoding putative lipoyltransferase 2, mitochondrial, translating to MSGTSRLVQVVNLGRMGFRTAQQIQDKYKQRYFDFLHGRASSAYDTLLLVEHDPVYTIGIRTKNYDEEAEQKLLKTGAEFIRTNRGGLITFHGPGQLVAYPVVNLKHFKPSMKWYVCALEKTMIDTCRKFGLKANADQETGVWIEDRKIGAIGIHGSRYVTTHGISLNCTTDLDWYKSIVPCGIEGKGVTSITEELVVEVTVQDVLWPFLESFKQHFDCDLSFEHLSKQDLSLIEESEKKCQQMILESAIRTKQF from the exons ATGAGTGGAACATCACGACTTGTCCAGGTTGTTAATCTTGGTCGTATGGGATTCAGAACTGCACAGCAGATTCAGGACAAATACAAACAGAGATATTTTGACTTTCTCCACGGAAGAGCATCATCTGCATATGACACCCTGTTATTAGTTGAACATGATCCTGTTTACACAATTGGCATCCGAACTAAAAACTATGACGAAGAAGCAGAGCAAAAATTACTCAAAACGGGAGCAGAATTTATTCGGACCAATCGAGGAGGGCTGATCACATTTCATGGACCTGGACAGTTAGTTGCTTATCCAGTTGTTaacttaaaacattttaagCCTAGCATGAAGTGGTATGTGTGTGCCTTGGAGAAAACCATGATTGATACATGTAGAAAGTTTGGTCTGAAGGCAAATGCAGATCAAGAGACTGGGGTGTGGATTGAAGACAGAAAAATCGGAGCAATAG GAATACATGGAAGTCGATACGTAACCACTCATGGAATATCGTTAAACTGTACCACAGATCTTGACTGGTATAAATCCATTGTACCATGTGGAATAGAGGGCAAAGGGGTCACATCCATCACTGAAGAACTTGTAGTGGAAGTCACAGTTCAAGATGTTTTGTGGCCATTTTTAGAGAGCTTTAAGCAACACTTTGATTGTGATCTATCTTTTGAACATTTGTCAAAACAAGACCTTTCACTTATTGAAGAAAGTGAAAAGAAATGTCAACAAATGATTTTAGAATCAGCAATAAGGACAAAACAATTttag
- the LOC125659529 gene encoding cilia- and flagella-associated protein 300-like — MSGEVGPKFTFQYLDGRKFPSLESKENKELFMKWSMKGRLCIQMFSFDQQFQSYQKDDFAKDFLKDPSVISNLRMITGDKWTVVGHPATNVTAEVVPCSVLSMTYFDRLAEKNVVRESGHISKCFDEFCGEFQISDELRKMLLIDDSDNYCLYSDSERDEFLFRIFFHVCLGGRFNQYEDQLQPYLDVTKQIYKDLISVQKNPDTKELGIISCVYKLTAKDGDDLYYPARTEHENTFSYLVVDPMKRTAIVFYHNFGASEFE; from the exons ATGTCTGGAGAAGTTGGACCGAAGTTTACATTTCAGTACTTAGATGGGAGAAAATTCCCATCCCTTGAAAGCAAGGAGAATAAGGAACTCTTCATGAAATG GTCAATGAAAGGAAGACTTTGTATCCAAATGTTCAGTTTTGATCAACAATTTCAATCATATCAAAAGGATGATTTTGCCAAG GATTTTTTAAAGGATCCCagtgtaatttcaaatttacgcATGATAACAGGGGACAAGTGGACAGTTGTTG GTCATCCAGCCACAAACGTGACTGCTGAAGTTGTGCCTTGTTCTGTCCTTTCCATGACATATTTTGACAGACTTGCTGAAAAAAATGTAGTAAGAGAGTCTGGACACATCAGCAAATGTTTTGATGAGTTTTGTGGAGAGTTCCAAATCTCAGATGAACTAAGAAAA ATGCTGCTGATTGATGATTCTGATAATTATTGTTTGTACAGTGACTCAGAGAGAGATGAATTTTTATTCCGAATATTTTTCCACGTTTGCCTGGGTGGAAGATTTAACCAGTACGAAGACCAATTACAACCTTACTTAGATGTGACAAAACAGATTTACAAGGATTTAATTAG TGTTCAGAAGAATCCAGACACTAAAGAACTCGGTATTATCTCCTGTGTGTACAAACTTACTGCAAAA GATGGTGATGATCTCTATTATCCAGCAAGGACGGAACACGAAAACACCTTTTCATATCTTGTGGTTGACCCTATGAAAAGGACAGCAATCGTATTTTATCACAACTTTGGTGCAAGCGAATTTgagtga